A single region of the Fusobacterium varium genome encodes:
- the recQ gene encoding DNA helicase RecQ: MKIEARRLLKEIYGYDDFREGQKVIISSVLSRRDTLGVMSTGGGKSICYQIPALLFRGITLVISPLISLMKDQVDSLKLLGIKSVYINSTLSKEEYIEAIHKIKSGSVKIIYIAPERFENEKFSSFIGKLDISMVAVDEAHCISQWGHDFRKSYLEIPNFLKKVGKRPQILALTATATPQVREDIEDKLQMREPFSYVAGFDRENIFFKVVRNIVPEAWIVDYLKKNPKKSGIIYASTRKEVDNLYSYLKDIRGYNVGKYHAGLNEKERKEYQEKFIKDEIKIMVATNAFGMGIDKSNVRFVIHRNIPKDMESYYQEAGRAGRDGAPAEAILMFFEEDIGVQEYLIDSNEETEDSLKKEKRAKLDVMVEYAYLESCYREYILKYFGDKRIKNYCGNCSNCKSFKNVEDLTIDAQKVLSCIGRAKESIGISTLTNILVGRSDSKMDRKEYNKLSTFGILKDREIKWIEEFINFLISDGYLEQSAGSFPVLKLNERARKVLKNEITVFRRIDEKVTFDYYEDPLFENLNQLRSEIAERENVAPYIVFSDLTLMELAEKKPKNRWDMLKIRGIGNQKFKNYGEEFLKVINKFSDEEMEIIHRDNLNEERYLEEQRIENLKEKLNLRISNDKLRDILLKTIFLK, encoded by the coding sequence ATGAAAATAGAAGCTAGAAGATTATTAAAAGAGATATATGGATATGATGATTTTAGAGAGGGGCAGAAGGTTATAATCTCCTCAGTGTTGTCACGTAGAGATACATTAGGGGTGATGAGTACAGGAGGAGGAAAATCTATCTGTTATCAAATTCCAGCACTGTTATTTAGGGGAATAACCCTTGTAATCTCCCCTTTGATCTCTCTTATGAAAGATCAAGTGGATAGTTTAAAATTGTTAGGAATAAAAAGTGTATATATTAATTCAACACTATCTAAAGAGGAGTATATAGAGGCAATTCATAAGATAAAAAGTGGCAGTGTAAAGATAATATATATAGCTCCAGAAAGATTTGAAAATGAGAAGTTTTCATCTTTTATTGGGAAGTTAGACATCTCAATGGTAGCAGTAGATGAGGCACATTGTATATCTCAATGGGGACACGATTTTAGAAAAAGTTATCTAGAGATACCAAACTTTTTAAAGAAGGTAGGAAAGAGACCACAGATTCTTGCTCTTACAGCCACAGCAACTCCACAGGTAAGGGAAGATATAGAGGATAAACTTCAGATGAGAGAACCTTTCTCATATGTAGCTGGTTTTGATAGAGAGAATATATTTTTTAAGGTAGTGAGAAATATTGTACCAGAGGCTTGGATTGTAGATTATCTGAAGAAAAATCCTAAGAAATCTGGAATAATATATGCCTCAACAAGAAAAGAGGTAGATAATCTTTACTCATATTTAAAGGATATTAGGGGATACAATGTAGGAAAATATCATGCTGGACTTAATGAAAAAGAGAGGAAAGAGTATCAAGAGAAATTTATTAAAGATGAGATAAAGATAATGGTAGCAACAAATGCTTTTGGAATGGGAATAGATAAATCAAATGTAAGGTTTGTAATACATAGAAATATTCCTAAGGATATGGAAAGTTACTACCAAGAGGCAGGACGTGCAGGAAGAGATGGAGCTCCAGCAGAGGCTATCTTGATGTTTTTTGAAGAGGATATAGGGGTACAAGAGTATCTAATTGACTCCAATGAAGAGACAGAGGATAGCTTAAAAAAAGAGAAGAGAGCTAAATTAGATGTAATGGTGGAGTATGCCTATTTAGAAAGTTGTTATCGTGAATATATTTTAAAATATTTTGGAGATAAGAGAATAAAAAATTATTGTGGAAATTGTAGTAACTGCAAATCTTTTAAAAATGTAGAAGATTTAACAATTGATGCTCAAAAAGTTCTATCTTGTATAGGTAGAGCTAAAGAAAGTATTGGAATATCAACTTTGACTAATATATTAGTTGGACGTTCAGACAGTAAAATGGATAGAAAAGAGTATAATAAACTTTCTACCTTTGGAATATTAAAGGATAGAGAGATAAAGTGGATAGAGGAGTTTATAAATTTCTTAATATCAGATGGATATTTAGAGCAAAGTGCAGGAAGTTTTCCAGTTTTAAAATTGAATGAGAGAGCTAGAAAAGTCTTAAAAAATGAGATAACTGTTTTTAGAAGAATAGATGAGAAAGTAACCTTTGATTATTATGAAGATCCACTATTTGAAAACTTAAATCAGTTGAGAAGTGAGATTGCTGAGAGGGAAAATGTAGCTCCTTACATTGTATTTTCAGATTTGACACTTATGGAGTTAGCAGAGAAGAAACCTAAAAATAGATGGGATATGTTAAAAATAAGGGGCATAGGAAATCAGAAGTTTAAAAATTATGGTGAGGAGTTCCTAAAGGTTATAAATAAGTTTTCTGATGAAGAGATGGAGATTATACATAGGGATAATTTGAATGAAGAGAGATACTTAGAGGAGCAGAGAATAGAAAATTTAAAAGAAAAACTTAATCTAAGAATTAGCAATGATAAATTAAGAGATATTCTATTGAAAACTATATTTTTAAAGTGA